A single region of the Leptodactylus fuscus isolate aLepFus1 chromosome 5, aLepFus1.hap2, whole genome shotgun sequence genome encodes:
- the CSNK1A1 gene encoding casein kinase I isoform X4, with amino-acid sequence MASSSGSKAEFIVGGKYKLVRKIGSGSFGDIYLAINITNGEEVAVKLESQKARHPQLLYESKLYKILQGGVGIPHIRWYGQEKDYNVLVMDLLGPSLEDLFNFCSRRFTMKTVLMLADQMISRIEYVHTKNFIHRDIKPDNFLMGIGRHCNKLFLIDFGLAKKYRDNRTRQHIPYREDKNLTGTARYASINAHLGIEQSRRDDMESLGYVLMYFNRTSLPWQGLKAATKKQKYEKISEKKMSTPVEVLCKGFPAEFAMYLNYCRGLRFEEAPDYMYLRQLFRILFRTLNHQYDYTFDWTMLKQKAAQQAASSSGQGQQAQTPTGKQTDKSKSNMKGF; translated from the exons ATGGCGAGCAGCAGCGGCTCTAAAGCGGAGTTTATAGTCGGAGGGAAATACAAGCTGGTGCGGAAAATCGGCTCCGGCTCCTTTGGGGACATCTACCTGGCGATCAACATCACGAATGGCGAG GAGGTTGCTGTAAAGTTGGAGTCACAGAAAGCTCGCCATCCTCAGCTGTTGTACGAGAGCAAATTATATAAGATTTTGCAAGGTGGCGTTGGGATACCGCACATCAG GTGGTATGGACAAGAAAAAGACTACAATGTTCTAGTCATGGATTTGCTGGGGCCAAGTCTAGAGGATCTCTTCAATTTTTGTTCACGCAGGTTCACTATGAAAACTGTGCTTATGTTAGCAGACCAG ATGATCAGTAGAATTGAATATGTCCACACAAAGAATTTTATACACAGAGACATCAAGCCAGACAACTTCCTAATGGGCATCGGACGTCATTGTAATAAG TTATTCCTTATAGACTTTGGTCTGGCCAAAAAATACAGAGACAACAGAACAAGGCAGCACATACCTTACAGAGAAGACAAAAACCTGACTGGCACAGCTCGCTACGCCAGTATCAATGCCCACTTAGGAATCGAGCAGAG TCGTCGGGATGACATGGAGTCTCTAGGATATGTGCTAATGTATTTCAACAGAACCAGCCTTCCTTGGCAGGGATTGAAG GCAGCAACCAAGAAACAAAAATACGAAAAGATCAGTGAAAAGAAGATGTCTACTCCTGTTGAGGTTTTGTGTAAG GGATTTCCTGCAGAGTTTGCTATGTATCTCAATTACTGTCGTGGATTGCGTTTTGAGGAGGCACCAGACTACATGTATCTGAGGCAGCTCTTCCGAATTCTGTTCAG AACTTTGAATCACCAATATGACTACACATTTGACTGGACAATGTTGAAGCAGAAGGCAGCTCAGCAAGCGGCCTCCTCCAGTGGGCAGGGCCAGCAAGCCCAAACCCCCACAGGCAAGCAAACTGACAAATCCAAGAGTAACATGAAAG GATTTTGA
- the CSNK1A1 gene encoding casein kinase I isoform X3, producing MASSSGSKAEFIVGGKYKLVRKIGSGSFGDIYLAINITNGEEVAVKLESQKARHPQLLYESKLYKILQGGVGIPHIRWYGQEKDYNVLVMDLLGPSLEDLFNFCSRRFTMKTVLMLADQMISRIEYVHTKNFIHRDIKPDNFLMGIGRHCNKCFESPVGKRKRSMTVSTSQDPSFSGLNQLFLIDFGLAKKYRDNRTRQHIPYREDKNLTGTARYASINAHLGIEQSRRDDMESLGYVLMYFNRTSLPWQGLKAATKKQKYEKISEKKMSTPVEVLCKGFPAEFAMYLNYCRGLRFEEAPDYMYLRQLFRILFRTLNHQYDYTFDWTMLKQKAAQQAASSSGQGQQAQTPTGF from the exons ATGGCGAGCAGCAGCGGCTCTAAAGCGGAGTTTATAGTCGGAGGGAAATACAAGCTGGTGCGGAAAATCGGCTCCGGCTCCTTTGGGGACATCTACCTGGCGATCAACATCACGAATGGCGAG GAGGTTGCTGTAAAGTTGGAGTCACAGAAAGCTCGCCATCCTCAGCTGTTGTACGAGAGCAAATTATATAAGATTTTGCAAGGTGGCGTTGGGATACCGCACATCAG GTGGTATGGACAAGAAAAAGACTACAATGTTCTAGTCATGGATTTGCTGGGGCCAAGTCTAGAGGATCTCTTCAATTTTTGTTCACGCAGGTTCACTATGAAAACTGTGCTTATGTTAGCAGACCAG ATGATCAGTAGAATTGAATATGTCCACACAAAGAATTTTATACACAGAGACATCAAGCCAGACAACTTCCTAATGGGCATCGGACGTCATTGTAATAAG TGTTTCGAATCTCCAGTGGGGAAGAGGAAAAGAAGCATGACTGTTAGTACTTCTCAGGACCCATCTTTCTCAGGATTAAACCAG TTATTCCTTATAGACTTTGGTCTGGCCAAAAAATACAGAGACAACAGAACAAGGCAGCACATACCTTACAGAGAAGACAAAAACCTGACTGGCACAGCTCGCTACGCCAGTATCAATGCCCACTTAGGAATCGAGCAGAG TCGTCGGGATGACATGGAGTCTCTAGGATATGTGCTAATGTATTTCAACAGAACCAGCCTTCCTTGGCAGGGATTGAAG GCAGCAACCAAGAAACAAAAATACGAAAAGATCAGTGAAAAGAAGATGTCTACTCCTGTTGAGGTTTTGTGTAAG GGATTTCCTGCAGAGTTTGCTATGTATCTCAATTACTGTCGTGGATTGCGTTTTGAGGAGGCACCAGACTACATGTATCTGAGGCAGCTCTTCCGAATTCTGTTCAG AACTTTGAATCACCAATATGACTACACATTTGACTGGACAATGTTGAAGCAGAAGGCAGCTCAGCAAGCGGCCTCCTCCAGTGGGCAGGGCCAGCAAGCCCAAACCCCCACAG GATTTTGA
- the CSNK1A1 gene encoding casein kinase I isoform X2, with amino-acid sequence MASSSGSKAEFIVGGKYKLVRKIGSGSFGDIYLAINITNGEEVAVKLESQKARHPQLLYESKLYKILQGGVGIPHIRWYGQEKDYNVLVMDLLGPSLEDLFNFCSRRFTMKTVLMLADQMISRIEYVHTKNFIHRDIKPDNFLMGIGRHCNKCFESPVGKRKRSMTVSTSQDPSFSGLNQLFLIDFGLAKKYRDNRTRQHIPYREDKNLTGTARYASINAHLGIEQSRRDDMESLGYVLMYFNRTSLPWQGLKAATKKQKYEKISEKKMSTPVEVLCKGFPAEFAMYLNYCRGLRFEEAPDYMYLRQLFRILFRTLNHQYDYTFDWTMLKQKAAQQAASSSGQGQQAQTPTGKQTDKSKSNMKG; translated from the exons ATGGCGAGCAGCAGCGGCTCTAAAGCGGAGTTTATAGTCGGAGGGAAATACAAGCTGGTGCGGAAAATCGGCTCCGGCTCCTTTGGGGACATCTACCTGGCGATCAACATCACGAATGGCGAG GAGGTTGCTGTAAAGTTGGAGTCACAGAAAGCTCGCCATCCTCAGCTGTTGTACGAGAGCAAATTATATAAGATTTTGCAAGGTGGCGTTGGGATACCGCACATCAG GTGGTATGGACAAGAAAAAGACTACAATGTTCTAGTCATGGATTTGCTGGGGCCAAGTCTAGAGGATCTCTTCAATTTTTGTTCACGCAGGTTCACTATGAAAACTGTGCTTATGTTAGCAGACCAG ATGATCAGTAGAATTGAATATGTCCACACAAAGAATTTTATACACAGAGACATCAAGCCAGACAACTTCCTAATGGGCATCGGACGTCATTGTAATAAG TGTTTCGAATCTCCAGTGGGGAAGAGGAAAAGAAGCATGACTGTTAGTACTTCTCAGGACCCATCTTTCTCAGGATTAAACCAG TTATTCCTTATAGACTTTGGTCTGGCCAAAAAATACAGAGACAACAGAACAAGGCAGCACATACCTTACAGAGAAGACAAAAACCTGACTGGCACAGCTCGCTACGCCAGTATCAATGCCCACTTAGGAATCGAGCAGAG TCGTCGGGATGACATGGAGTCTCTAGGATATGTGCTAATGTATTTCAACAGAACCAGCCTTCCTTGGCAGGGATTGAAG GCAGCAACCAAGAAACAAAAATACGAAAAGATCAGTGAAAAGAAGATGTCTACTCCTGTTGAGGTTTTGTGTAAG GGATTTCCTGCAGAGTTTGCTATGTATCTCAATTACTGTCGTGGATTGCGTTTTGAGGAGGCACCAGACTACATGTATCTGAGGCAGCTCTTCCGAATTCTGTTCAG AACTTTGAATCACCAATATGACTACACATTTGACTGGACAATGTTGAAGCAGAAGGCAGCTCAGCAAGCGGCCTCCTCCAGTGGGCAGGGCCAGCAAGCCCAAACCCCCACAGGCAAGCAAACTGACAAATCCAAGAGTAACATGAAAGGTTAG
- the CSNK1A1 gene encoding casein kinase I isoform X1: MASSSGSKAEFIVGGKYKLVRKIGSGSFGDIYLAINITNGEEVAVKLESQKARHPQLLYESKLYKILQGGVGIPHIRWYGQEKDYNVLVMDLLGPSLEDLFNFCSRRFTMKTVLMLADQMISRIEYVHTKNFIHRDIKPDNFLMGIGRHCNKCFESPVGKRKRSMTVSTSQDPSFSGLNQLFLIDFGLAKKYRDNRTRQHIPYREDKNLTGTARYASINAHLGIEQSRRDDMESLGYVLMYFNRTSLPWQGLKAATKKQKYEKISEKKMSTPVEVLCKGFPAEFAMYLNYCRGLRFEEAPDYMYLRQLFRILFRTLNHQYDYTFDWTMLKQKAAQQAASSSGQGQQAQTPTGKQTDKSKSNMKGF; the protein is encoded by the exons ATGGCGAGCAGCAGCGGCTCTAAAGCGGAGTTTATAGTCGGAGGGAAATACAAGCTGGTGCGGAAAATCGGCTCCGGCTCCTTTGGGGACATCTACCTGGCGATCAACATCACGAATGGCGAG GAGGTTGCTGTAAAGTTGGAGTCACAGAAAGCTCGCCATCCTCAGCTGTTGTACGAGAGCAAATTATATAAGATTTTGCAAGGTGGCGTTGGGATACCGCACATCAG GTGGTATGGACAAGAAAAAGACTACAATGTTCTAGTCATGGATTTGCTGGGGCCAAGTCTAGAGGATCTCTTCAATTTTTGTTCACGCAGGTTCACTATGAAAACTGTGCTTATGTTAGCAGACCAG ATGATCAGTAGAATTGAATATGTCCACACAAAGAATTTTATACACAGAGACATCAAGCCAGACAACTTCCTAATGGGCATCGGACGTCATTGTAATAAG TGTTTCGAATCTCCAGTGGGGAAGAGGAAAAGAAGCATGACTGTTAGTACTTCTCAGGACCCATCTTTCTCAGGATTAAACCAG TTATTCCTTATAGACTTTGGTCTGGCCAAAAAATACAGAGACAACAGAACAAGGCAGCACATACCTTACAGAGAAGACAAAAACCTGACTGGCACAGCTCGCTACGCCAGTATCAATGCCCACTTAGGAATCGAGCAGAG TCGTCGGGATGACATGGAGTCTCTAGGATATGTGCTAATGTATTTCAACAGAACCAGCCTTCCTTGGCAGGGATTGAAG GCAGCAACCAAGAAACAAAAATACGAAAAGATCAGTGAAAAGAAGATGTCTACTCCTGTTGAGGTTTTGTGTAAG GGATTTCCTGCAGAGTTTGCTATGTATCTCAATTACTGTCGTGGATTGCGTTTTGAGGAGGCACCAGACTACATGTATCTGAGGCAGCTCTTCCGAATTCTGTTCAG AACTTTGAATCACCAATATGACTACACATTTGACTGGACAATGTTGAAGCAGAAGGCAGCTCAGCAAGCGGCCTCCTCCAGTGGGCAGGGCCAGCAAGCCCAAACCCCCACAGGCAAGCAAACTGACAAATCCAAGAGTAACATGAAAG GATTTTGA